The Gemmatimonadota bacterium nucleotide sequence TGATCGACGTCCTCGTCATCGGGGCGGGGCCGTGCGGCCTGTCTGCCGCGGTCGCGGCCTCCAGGGCGGGCCTGAGCGCGCTCGTGGTGGAGAAGGGCTGCGTCACCAACTCCATCGCGTCCTATCCCACCTACGGCACGTTCTTCAGCACCGCGGACAGGCTGGAGCTGGGAGAGCTCCCCTTCATCGTCGCCGGGGAGAAGCCCACGCGGCGCGAGGCGCTGGCGTACTATCGGCGCGTGGTGTCGCACTTCGGCCTGGACGTGCGCCAATACGAGCGCGTCGTGGGGGTCGACGGCCGGGAGGGTGCGTTCGTCGTGCGTACGCGGCGGTCGTCGGGCGAGGAGCGCGCCTACGGGGCTCGCTGGCTGGTGGTCGCCACCGGCTACTTCGACACCCCTAACCTGCTCGGCGTGTCCGGCGAGGAGCTAGCCCACGTGTCGCACTACTACGACGAGGGCGCGCCCTACTTCGACCAGGACTGCGTCGTGGTGGGCGGAGGTAATTCGGCGGCCGAGGCCGCACTAGACCTGCACGATAACGGTGCCCGGGTCACCCTCGTGCACTTTCTGGAGCAGATGGACGAGGGCGTCAAGCCGTGGATCCTGCCCGACCTGCAGGATCGGTTCGCGGACTCCTCGATCGACGCCCGCTGGGGCACGCGCGTGGAGCGCATCGAGGCGGACCGCGTGCACCTGGTGCGGGAGGACGGCGCGCGCGAGGAGCTGGCGGCGGACTGGGTGTTCGCCATGACGGGCTGGACGCCGGATCCGGTGCTGCTGCGCGAGATGGGAGTGAGCGTGGACCCGCAGACGCACGTTCCGGCGCACGACCCGGACACGATGGAAAGCGAACGCGGCGGCGTGTTCATCGCCGGCGTGATCGCCGCGGGGAGCAACAAGACCTTCATTGAAAACGGACGCCTGCACGGTCCGGTGATCGCGCGCGCGCTACTGAGCCGGCGCGACCGGCCCGGGCGCGTGCGCACGGCCTAGGCGCGACAGCGAGGAGACGATGCTGCCAGAATTTCAAAACGAGCCCTTCACGGATTTCAGCGACCCGGACAACGCGCGCCTCATGGAGGACGCGCTGGCGAGAGTGCGGGCCGAACTGGGGCGCAGCTACCCCATGTACATCGACGGCGAAGAAGTGACGCTGGAGGACACCTTCGCCTCGGTGAACCCGGCGGCGCCGGCGGAGGTCATCGGCCGGTTCCCGAACGGGACCGCCGAGCACGCCGATCGGGCCATCGAGGCCGCCGAACGCGCCTTCGAGTCCTGGCGCCGGACGCCGGCGTCCGAACGCGCCCGGTACCTGGTGGACGCCGCCCGCCTCATGCGCGAGCGCAAGTTCGACCTGGCCGCGCTCATGGTTCTGGAGGTCAGCAAGAGCTGGGCGGAGGCGGACG carries:
- a CDS encoding YpdA family putative bacillithiol disulfide reductase: MIDVLVIGAGPCGLSAAVAASRAGLSALVVEKGCVTNSIASYPTYGTFFSTADRLELGELPFIVAGEKPTRREALAYYRRVVSHFGLDVRQYERVVGVDGREGAFVVRTRRSSGEERAYGARWLVVATGYFDTPNLLGVSGEELAHVSHYYDEGAPYFDQDCVVVGGGNSAAEAALDLHDNGARVTLVHFLEQMDEGVKPWILPDLQDRFADSSIDARWGTRVERIEADRVHLVREDGAREELAADWVFAMTGWTPDPVLLREMGVSVDPQTHVPAHDPDTMESERGGVFIAGVIAAGSNKTFIENGRLHGPVIARALLSRRDRPGRVRTA